The Rhodocytophaga rosea genome has a segment encoding these proteins:
- a CDS encoding TylF/MycF/NovP-related O-methyltransferase has protein sequence MKEQIKNILKSFNIELRKVYQDEIRQRDSIKEAQNLYQKYRNYTMIPEREFIDNIELCRNHSHIEGAVVECGVWRGGMIAAVAEVVGNNRSYYLFDSFEGLPEVKEIDGEAAKAWQNNKNSPGYYDNCKAEEMYARQAMQLAKAEQFVTVKGWFSETLPKNNIAGKIAILRLDGDWYESTMDCLENLYDKVITGGIIIIDDYYMWDGCARAVHDFLSKRKSSERIYTSKNGVCYLLKK, from the coding sequence GTGAAAGAGCAAATAAAAAATATCCTGAAGAGCTTCAATATTGAGCTGCGGAAGGTTTACCAGGATGAAATCAGGCAAAGAGATTCAATAAAAGAGGCTCAGAATTTATATCAGAAATACCGGAATTATACCATGATACCCGAAAGAGAGTTTATAGATAATATTGAACTTTGCCGGAATCATAGCCATATAGAGGGTGCTGTAGTGGAATGCGGTGTATGGAGGGGTGGAATGATTGCAGCCGTAGCTGAAGTAGTAGGTAATAATAGATCATATTATTTATTTGATAGTTTTGAAGGTTTGCCAGAGGTAAAGGAAATTGATGGAGAGGCTGCAAAAGCCTGGCAGAATAATAAGAATTCACCAGGATATTATGATAACTGTAAAGCAGAAGAAATGTATGCCCGGCAAGCTATGCAACTGGCAAAAGCAGAACAGTTTGTTACAGTAAAAGGATGGTTCTCAGAAACTTTACCTAAAAACAACATAGCCGGTAAAATAGCTATTCTCCGGCTAGATGGTGACTGGTACGAATCGACGATGGATTGTTTAGAAAATCTGTATGATAAGGTTATTACTGGTGGTATCATTATCATAGATGATTATTATATGTGGGATGGTTGTGCAAGAGCAGTTCATGATTTTTTATCTAAAAGAAAATCCTCTGAGCGGATTTATACAAGCAAAAACGGAGTTTGTTATTTGCTAAAGAAATAA
- a CDS encoding PKD domain-containing protein, with protein sequence MQIFRYIGFLSIVIYCVFDSFAQCPQPSFTVPDTICIGESLAITNTSSGADRYEWDFCSGDLEEQPALKTVTTLASALTPTDITTISDGANWYGFVSSRDNNKIFRLDFGNSLSNTPSFTDLGNPGNLLSKPEQMKVVKVGADWIAMIVNLNNYTDDFSVVQINFGNSLTNIPTATRITALDSYIANPRGIDIVNDNGNFIVFIANTLNNVVTIANFGNSLLNTLSSGDIKNVILPGAITGLNVMGISIIKNCDQWYGLAASFNNRIYKLSFGSALFSIPSITEITTTQSLMLSPVKVAFKQEGGNMYAFVMHVNGKVIALNFGEDMQNSAPAISNNFSMISDVVGMELVNSLSDHYLFTVDFASNQIYRFDFPNPCAVNTAIAIEQQPVHIVYNSSGSKKIELKAFNSNNVKAFTKTIYVRPPVTAGFTVNNTCLGTTTNFNADVSPTGNRIVSYAWDFGDGNTASGKNAAFAFSSEGIFPVTLTITDACGKMSDITKQVTITKRNTADFNGPSISCSNESVLFEDASTSAGDVIKKWQWDFGDGQTSTQQNPEHLFTEAGNFTVSLSITGASGCTETVTKSIIIKAGAFVDFMVENACLGNTTSFLNLTTFSPGTSELSREWNFGDNTTSTDLHPTHNYAATGTYTVTLTVLNNLNCTITKTKVITIRKKPVTDFSYALACSGEAVNFLDGSISTDGSIKTWSWDFGDIESGTNNYSAAQQGSHIFAKAGTYKVKLKIETIYGCVDSLTKDITIIPSPQSAFAMQVNCTSKEVTFTDQSTFDSTHPITNWYWDFGDNTTSQEQHPIHTYSSAGDYTITLITTASSRCTNLFSKVIHINDQPIADFSFPDIICINNQIRFTDKSTSAMDAITGWQWDFGSYGNSSEQHPQVVFTSAQLAILPVMLTVTTSTGCSASVTKNISLSQPAQVSFSFESVAASAPLSLNFYSTASNATVLSWNFGDGNLSNQPHPQHTYESGGIYNVSLTAVNADGCSTIVQQEISVSSISANVELKLETVTIVKTGTATELQIRLVNSSPYILRELDLATLIDEKNTFIYLWQGELLPGKMLVYNYAIPENINSNLASACVTAVSQSLDKTSNRQCSSIESIFTILMPYPNPVASEMYIPFMLPAKGEVEISIIDILGRLQTRNIYTLEAGFHQIQINKGNLAAGVYLIQYDFAGQKQIKSIVVN encoded by the coding sequence ATGCAAATATTCCGTTATATAGGGTTTCTTTCAATAGTAATCTATTGTGTATTTGATTCCTTTGCACAATGTCCACAGCCTTCTTTTACGGTTCCAGATACGATTTGCATCGGTGAGTCACTTGCCATTACAAATACTAGCAGTGGAGCAGACCGGTATGAATGGGATTTTTGTAGTGGAGATTTAGAAGAACAACCTGCTCTTAAAACGGTAACTACCCTGGCAAGTGCGCTGACTCCTACTGATATCACTACTATTTCTGATGGAGCAAACTGGTACGGGTTTGTGAGTAGCCGGGATAATAATAAGATTTTTAGATTGGATTTTGGAAATAGTTTAAGTAATACTCCCTCTTTTACAGATTTAGGCAATCCTGGGAATTTACTATCCAAACCTGAACAAATGAAAGTGGTGAAAGTAGGTGCAGATTGGATTGCTATGATTGTAAATCTTAACAACTATACCGACGATTTCAGTGTAGTACAAATTAATTTTGGAAACAGTCTTACTAATATACCCACTGCAACCCGTATTACTGCATTAGATTCGTACATTGCAAATCCGCGGGGCATAGATATCGTTAATGACAACGGAAATTTTATAGTATTTATAGCAAATACATTAAATAATGTTGTCACAATTGCAAATTTTGGCAACTCTTTATTAAATACACTCTCGAGCGGTGATATTAAAAACGTGATATTACCGGGTGCCATTACAGGTCTGAATGTGATGGGAATTTCTATCATAAAGAACTGTGATCAATGGTATGGATTGGCTGCTTCTTTCAATAATAGAATATACAAATTATCTTTTGGTTCAGCGCTTTTTTCAATTCCATCTATCACTGAAATAACAACCACTCAATCCTTAATGCTTTCTCCTGTAAAGGTAGCTTTTAAGCAAGAAGGAGGTAATATGTATGCATTCGTCATGCATGTGAATGGAAAAGTAATCGCCCTGAACTTTGGTGAGGATATGCAAAATAGTGCGCCTGCCATCTCTAATAATTTTAGTATGATTAGTGATGTAGTAGGTATGGAGCTAGTGAATTCATTATCAGATCACTATCTATTTACTGTTGATTTTGCCAGTAATCAAATTTACAGATTTGATTTTCCTAATCCTTGTGCTGTAAATACTGCAATTGCTATTGAACAGCAGCCAGTACATATAGTATATAATAGCAGTGGCTCAAAGAAGATAGAACTAAAAGCTTTTAATTCAAATAATGTAAAAGCTTTCACTAAAACTATTTATGTAAGACCACCAGTTACAGCAGGTTTCACAGTAAATAATACTTGTTTAGGAACTACTACCAATTTCAATGCTGATGTATCGCCAACAGGTAACAGAATTGTTTCATATGCCTGGGACTTTGGAGATGGTAATACAGCAAGTGGGAAAAATGCAGCATTTGCTTTTTCTTCAGAGGGTATCTTTCCAGTAACACTTACTATTACTGATGCTTGTGGAAAGATGAGTGATATCACTAAACAGGTTACTATCACAAAAAGAAATACAGCTGATTTCAATGGCCCTTCTATCTCTTGCTCTAATGAAAGTGTATTGTTTGAGGATGCTTCTACTTCAGCAGGAGATGTGATAAAAAAATGGCAGTGGGACTTTGGAGATGGGCAAACTTCCACTCAGCAGAATCCTGAACATTTATTTACAGAGGCTGGAAATTTTACGGTTAGCCTTAGCATTACCGGCGCGAGCGGCTGTACGGAAACTGTTACTAAATCTATTATAATTAAGGCAGGTGCTTTTGTAGACTTTATGGTAGAAAATGCATGTTTGGGAAATACGACCTCCTTTCTCAACCTTACTACTTTTTCACCGGGCACAAGTGAGTTATCCAGAGAATGGAATTTTGGGGATAATACTACCTCAACTGACTTACATCCTACACATAATTACGCAGCCACTGGAACATATACAGTTACTTTAACCGTACTGAATAATCTGAACTGTACCATCACTAAAACAAAAGTTATTACTATCCGGAAAAAGCCAGTCACTGACTTTTCTTATGCACTGGCCTGCTCTGGAGAAGCGGTAAATTTTCTGGATGGAAGTATTTCCACTGATGGAAGTATAAAAACATGGTCATGGGATTTTGGTGATATAGAGAGCGGGACGAATAACTATTCTGCTGCACAACAGGGTTCCCATATATTTGCAAAAGCAGGGACATACAAGGTAAAACTGAAAATAGAGACTATCTATGGTTGTGTTGATTCACTCACGAAAGATATTACTATTATTCCATCTCCACAGTCTGCATTTGCTATGCAAGTCAATTGTACGAGCAAAGAAGTAACATTTACCGACCAGTCTACTTTTGATTCAACTCATCCAATTACTAACTGGTACTGGGATTTTGGGGACAATACTACCTCACAAGAGCAACATCCCATCCATACCTATTCAAGTGCCGGAGATTATACGATAACTTTAATTACAACTGCTTCCTCCCGCTGTACCAACCTGTTTTCTAAAGTTATTCATATAAATGATCAACCAATAGCTGATTTTAGTTTTCCTGACATAATTTGCATAAATAACCAGATCCGGTTTACTGATAAATCTACCAGTGCAATGGATGCTATTACGGGCTGGCAATGGGACTTTGGAAGTTATGGAAATTCCAGTGAACAGCACCCGCAGGTAGTTTTTACTTCTGCACAATTGGCAATTTTGCCTGTTATGCTTACTGTTACAACTTCAACAGGTTGTTCTGCCAGCGTAACTAAAAATATATCCTTATCACAACCTGCTCAAGTCAGTTTTTCCTTTGAATCGGTTGCTGCATCAGCTCCATTATCTCTTAACTTTTATAGTACTGCCAGTAATGCAACTGTATTATCCTGGAATTTTGGGGATGGTAATTTGAGTAACCAGCCCCATCCACAACATACTTATGAATCTGGTGGCATATACAATGTGAGTTTAACAGCCGTTAATGCTGATGGCTGTAGTACCATTGTTCAGCAGGAAATTTCAGTGAGCAGCATATCTGCTAATGTTGAGCTGAAGCTGGAGACAGTAACTATTGTTAAAACCGGAACTGCCACAGAACTGCAAATACGGCTTGTAAACAGCAGTCCGTATATTTTGAGAGAGCTGGATCTGGCTACACTGATCGATGAAAAAAATACCTTTATATATCTCTGGCAGGGGGAATTGTTGCCAGGAAAAATGCTTGTATATAATTATGCTATTCCTGAAAATATAAATAGTAATCTTGCTTCTGCCTGTGTAACTGCGGTAAGTCAGAGTTTAGATAAAACGAGTAACAGGCAATGCAGCAGTATAGAAAGCATTTTTACTATATTAATGCCATATCCAAACCCGGTAGCTTCAGAAATGTATATTCCTTTTATGTTGCCTGCCAAAGGAGAAGTAGAGATCAGTATCATTGACATACTAGGCAGATTACAAACCAGAAACATTTATACCTTGGAAGCAGGTTTTCATCAGATTCAGATCAATAAAGGTAATTTAGCAGCCGGAGTATATTTGATTCAATATGATTTTGCAGGACAGAAACAGATAAAATCTATAGTTGTAAACTAA
- a CDS encoding ABC transporter permease, translating into MQKLVIDANQKNVGLQFQELWHFKDLFLILAYRDLRVRYAQTFLGLLWAVLQPLCTVTIFVLVFGKGMGITVNNVPYSLFASSGMCAWTYFAFVMNQAGNSIISSQGMIQKIYFPRLIIPLSKAVVGLVDFTITLVFVAVLMLYFQFIPPANIVFLPLFIVLTVMAALGMGIWLSALTIRYRDFQHIIPFMVQFGLYATPVAYPSYMIPQQYQFIYHLNPMAGVVEGFHWSLTGGVTLSQYAYVSYALIILVFITGLFYFRRVEQIMADIV; encoded by the coding sequence ATGCAGAAACTGGTCATTGATGCGAACCAGAAAAACGTTGGTTTACAATTCCAGGAACTATGGCATTTCAAAGACCTGTTTCTTATTCTTGCCTACCGTGACTTACGGGTGCGTTATGCCCAGACTTTTTTAGGCTTGTTGTGGGCCGTATTACAGCCTTTATGTACTGTTACTATTTTTGTGCTTGTGTTTGGAAAAGGAATGGGTATCACTGTAAATAATGTACCTTATTCACTGTTTGCATCATCTGGAATGTGTGCCTGGACTTATTTTGCTTTTGTGATGAACCAGGCAGGGAATTCAATTATTTCCTCACAGGGGATGATCCAAAAAATATATTTCCCCAGGTTAATTATCCCTTTATCAAAAGCCGTAGTAGGTTTGGTAGATTTTACTATTACACTGGTGTTTGTTGCCGTGCTAATGCTTTATTTCCAGTTTATACCTCCCGCCAATATTGTATTTTTGCCCTTGTTTATTGTACTTACAGTAATGGCAGCCCTGGGTATGGGTATCTGGCTGAGTGCATTAACCATCCGGTATCGGGATTTTCAGCATATCATTCCTTTTATGGTACAATTTGGTTTATATGCTACGCCTGTTGCTTATCCTTCTTACATGATACCTCAGCAATATCAATTCATCTATCATCTGAATCCAATGGCAGGTGTAGTAGAAGGTTTCCACTGGAGTTTAACCGGAGGGGTTACCCTGAGCCAGTATGCGTATGTTTCCTATGCACTCATTATACTAGTATTTATTACTGGCTTATTTTATTTCCGTAGAGTAGAGCAGATAATGGCTGATATTGTATAA
- a CDS encoding toxin-antitoxin system YwqK family antitoxin codes for MSTFSPVVKFKYLFLCLAAFFSVETGMAQITEDSLTNSVIPELDLVLPEKKEEKKAPKVRKKKNIYQGTKIKKQFTKAGSGPRQIIELFYYVREYKEPNPYIQEVFWYDTKKKIISKSKNIDKATMRPLHGPYKKMVGGKLVEEGFYFMGSKHGRWEQYNANFTLVDKTKYHRGWLEESKINYYDAGRTKIKEVIPVEFGLKKGKYYSFFDGGQLEMEGQYDNDIKVGKWIEYYQFRKRKKKEIQFSPDPFDKNFESYVIKEWDEKGTLLFDKEVEEKKSLSKF; via the coding sequence ATGTCAACATTTTCTCCTGTAGTTAAATTCAAGTATCTGTTTCTATGTCTTGCAGCGTTTTTCAGTGTAGAAACCGGCATGGCGCAAATTACAGAAGATAGCCTCACTAATTCTGTTATTCCTGAACTCGACCTAGTATTACCTGAAAAAAAAGAAGAGAAGAAAGCGCCAAAAGTTAGAAAGAAGAAAAATATTTATCAGGGCACAAAAATTAAGAAGCAGTTTACCAAAGCAGGAAGTGGCCCACGGCAGATTATTGAGCTATTCTATTACGTTCGGGAATATAAGGAGCCTAATCCTTATATACAGGAAGTATTTTGGTATGATACGAAAAAAAAGATCATCAGTAAATCAAAAAATATAGACAAAGCCACGATGCGTCCATTACATGGCCCTTATAAGAAGATGGTAGGTGGGAAATTAGTAGAAGAAGGCTTTTATTTTATGGGAAGCAAGCATGGGCGGTGGGAACAATATAATGCAAATTTTACGCTCGTAGATAAAACTAAATACCACCGGGGTTGGCTGGAAGAATCTAAAATTAATTATTATGATGCGGGCCGAACTAAAATTAAAGAAGTAATTCCTGTTGAATTTGGTTTAAAAAAGGGCAAATATTATTCGTTTTTTGATGGAGGCCAGCTGGAAATGGAAGGCCAGTATGACAATGATATTAAAGTAGGTAAATGGATCGAGTACTACCAGTTCCGCAAACGAAAAAAGAAAGAAATCCAGTTTTCCCCTGATCCATTTGACAAAAATTTTGAGTCATATGTGATAAAAGAATGGGATGAAAAAGGCACGCTTTTATTTGATAAAGAAGTAGAAGAAAAAAAAAGCTTGAGTAAATTTTAA
- a CDS encoding peptidoglycan DD-metalloendopeptidase family protein, producing the protein MPSQLEQDLIQLLHTYEAELGNVFPFDLNTPKLLVFDLSDQNNELKQMDFTHETSFSEYVSNKMAEAHTPVAIGKYNEDRIIYRQSENFQGVEARSIHLGIDLWATAGTYIFSPLDGIVHSFADNKGFGNYGPTLILQHFLDDVTFYTLYGHLDHASLTHLQAGKAIQKGETIGALGTQQENGGWPPHLHFQICSTILEISLELLPPAREITISGFVQILT; encoded by the coding sequence ATGCCATCTCAACTTGAACAAGATTTAATACAACTATTGCACACATATGAGGCTGAATTAGGTAATGTTTTTCCTTTCGACTTAAATACTCCTAAATTACTTGTATTTGATCTATCTGACCAAAATAATGAATTAAAACAGATGGATTTTACGCATGAAACCAGTTTCTCGGAGTATGTTTCAAATAAAATGGCTGAAGCCCATACACCGGTTGCTATAGGAAAATATAATGAGGATAGGATAATTTACAGGCAGAGTGAGAACTTTCAGGGTGTAGAGGCCAGAAGTATTCATTTAGGTATTGATTTATGGGCAACTGCAGGCACCTACATATTTAGCCCACTGGATGGGATCGTACATAGCTTTGCTGATAACAAAGGCTTCGGCAACTATGGCCCCACCTTAATTCTACAGCACTTTTTGGATGATGTTACTTTTTACACGCTGTACGGACACTTGGATCATGCCTCTTTAACACATCTTCAGGCTGGAAAAGCAATACAGAAAGGGGAAACAATAGGAGCTTTAGGAACACAACAAGAGAATGGTGGCTGGCCGCCTCATCTTCACTTTCAGATATGCAGCACTATTCTGGAGATTTCCCTGGAGTTGCTGCCCCCAGCCAGAGAGATTACTATCTCCGGCTTTGTGCAGATCCTAACCTGA
- a CDS encoding sensor histidine kinase — translation MNATKDKFFSIIAHDLKSPLNTIVGFLQLLNDHVEAFSLEELKHFAGSMNKSVKNLLGLLDNLLQWSRSQTGTIEYNPTNIDLKELINDNLNLLNGHAQSKGITLENNVPDQLYIKADMNMLQVVFRNLLSNAVKFTRKGGQVFVETETTDQSIRIAVKDNGVGMNPEKLSKLFNIDSQQVSNGTAQEKGNGLGLLLCKEFIEKNKGKITVESYPGKGTSFIVSLPLN, via the coding sequence GTGAATGCCACCAAAGATAAGTTCTTTTCTATAATCGCTCACGATCTAAAAAGTCCCCTAAATACCATTGTAGGCTTTTTACAGCTTCTTAACGATCATGTGGAAGCTTTTTCTTTGGAAGAACTAAAGCACTTTGCAGGCAGCATGAACAAGTCTGTAAAAAATCTGCTTGGGCTATTGGACAATCTTTTACAATGGTCACGTTCTCAAACTGGTACTATCGAATATAATCCTACCAATATCGATTTGAAGGAACTTATTAATGATAATTTGAACCTATTAAATGGTCATGCACAAAGTAAAGGAATCACCTTAGAAAACAACGTTCCGGACCAACTATACATTAAAGCGGACATGAATATGCTGCAGGTGGTTTTTAGAAATTTACTTTCGAATGCTGTGAAATTTACCAGAAAGGGAGGACAGGTATTTGTGGAAACAGAAACAACAGACCAATCTATCAGAATAGCTGTAAAAGACAATGGTGTTGGTATGAATCCTGAGAAACTATCTAAACTTTTTAATATTGATTCTCAACAGGTATCCAATGGCACAGCTCAGGAAAAAGGCAATGGATTAGGGCTGTTGTTATGTAAAGAATTTATTGAAAAAAACAAAGGTAAAATAACCGTAGAGAGCTATCCAGGAAAGGGCACATCCTTTATAGTTAGCTTGCCATTAAATTAA
- a CDS encoding ABC transporter ATP-binding protein — MSDIAIKVEGVAKLYQIGQNKSSSFRESLMQKLTFLKGGERKQANDFWALQDVSFEINQGEAVGIIGKNGAGKSTLLKILSRITRPAKGRIEINGRVASLLEVGTGFHPELSGRENVYLNGTILGMTRKEIKSRFDEIVDFSGVEKFIDTPVKYYSSGMYVRLAFAVAAHLEPEILIIDEVLAVGDAEFQKKCLGKMGEVAGQGRTVIFVSHDMQAVTTLTTKAIFLKKGKVDFMGTTSDVVNHYINDNKVTDLIYRDSTAALKPKISKVELFTSLPNNVQMNGEEFAVEITISTPAPIKGACLSFHIIDAKERNYAHLWTFDSDMPMCREAGTHKIRCFIPKLKLYMGKYFLKLYFSEPPGGQFFQVLENVCPFEVVMYGNHREFQWQPNACAYIEDGEWQVVQEVTI; from the coding sequence ATGTCTGATATAGCCATTAAAGTAGAAGGAGTAGCAAAACTGTACCAGATTGGACAAAATAAAAGCAGTTCTTTCAGGGAATCGCTAATGCAAAAGCTTACCTTTTTGAAAGGTGGTGAACGCAAACAGGCTAACGATTTTTGGGCATTGCAGGACGTATCCTTTGAAATTAATCAGGGAGAAGCTGTTGGAATAATCGGAAAAAATGGCGCAGGAAAATCAACCTTGCTTAAAATACTTTCCCGCATCACCAGGCCTGCCAAAGGACGAATTGAAATCAATGGAAGAGTAGCTTCCTTATTAGAAGTAGGTACTGGTTTTCACCCGGAACTGAGTGGCCGGGAAAATGTGTATCTGAATGGCACCATTCTGGGCATGACCAGAAAAGAAATTAAATCCCGTTTTGATGAAATTGTGGATTTTTCAGGGGTGGAAAAATTTATAGATACCCCGGTTAAATATTATAGCAGCGGCATGTATGTCCGGCTGGCCTTTGCTGTTGCCGCACACCTGGAACCAGAAATACTCATTATTGATGAAGTACTCGCTGTTGGTGATGCAGAATTCCAGAAAAAGTGCCTGGGTAAAATGGGAGAGGTAGCCGGGCAGGGGAGAACTGTAATTTTTGTAAGCCATGATATGCAGGCAGTAACTACCCTGACTACAAAAGCTATTTTCTTAAAAAAAGGAAAAGTAGATTTTATGGGCACTACTTCAGATGTAGTCAATCATTATATCAATGATAATAAAGTAACAGATTTAATTTACCGGGATTCAACAGCTGCTCTTAAACCCAAGATAAGTAAGGTTGAGCTATTTACTTCTCTCCCCAATAATGTACAGATGAATGGAGAAGAGTTTGCTGTTGAAATCACGATTTCTACACCTGCTCCCATAAAAGGGGCATGTTTATCTTTTCATATCATAGATGCTAAGGAAAGAAATTATGCGCATTTATGGACGTTCGATTCAGATATGCCTATGTGCAGAGAGGCAGGTACTCACAAAATCCGTTGTTTTATTCCAAAGCTGAAATTATATATGGGAAAGTATTTTCTTAAACTATATTTTTCAGAACCTCCGGGTGGACAGTTTTTCCAGGTTTTAGAAAATGTGTGTCCTTTTGAAGTGGTCATGTATGGAAATCACCGGGAATTTCAGTGGCAACCCAATGCATGTGCCTATATTGAAGACGGAGAATGGCAAGTTGTACAAGAAGTTACTATATAA
- the fcl gene encoding GDP-L-fucose synthase produces MEKQAKIYVAGHRGMVGSAIVRRLQEAGYSNFVFRRSDELDLRNQEAVKQFFESEKPDYVFLAAAKVGGIQANNIYRAEFLYENLMIQNNVIHHAYLNGVKKLLFLGSSCIYPKLAPQPLKEDYLLTGLLESTNEPYAIAKIAGIKMCDAYRSQYGCNFISVMPTNLYGPNDNYDLNNSHVLPALIRKFHDAKVNGAPSVEIWGSGTPRREFLHADDLADACYHLMLEYNEPNLVNIGTGEDVTIKELALLIKEIVGYEGELTWNSSKPDGTPRKLMDVSKLAKAGWRYKIGLKEGITRTYKEYVEKSVVNV; encoded by the coding sequence TTGGAAAAACAAGCAAAAATATATGTAGCTGGCCATCGGGGTATGGTTGGTTCGGCAATTGTAAGGAGGTTACAAGAAGCTGGCTATTCGAATTTTGTATTCCGCCGTTCAGATGAACTGGATCTGCGGAACCAGGAAGCTGTAAAACAATTCTTTGAAAGTGAAAAGCCTGACTATGTTTTTCTGGCAGCTGCTAAGGTAGGTGGAATTCAGGCAAATAACATCTATCGGGCTGAATTTTTGTACGAAAATTTGATGATACAAAATAATGTGATTCATCATGCTTACCTGAATGGAGTAAAGAAATTATTGTTTCTGGGATCATCCTGTATATATCCCAAACTTGCCCCTCAACCCTTAAAAGAAGATTACCTGCTTACCGGTTTACTGGAATCAACCAATGAACCCTATGCTATCGCTAAAATTGCCGGTATTAAAATGTGTGATGCTTATAGAAGTCAATATGGCTGCAATTTTATTTCGGTAATGCCTACCAATTTATATGGCCCCAATGATAATTACGACCTCAATAATTCGCACGTTCTGCCTGCATTGATCAGAAAGTTTCATGATGCAAAAGTGAATGGAGCCCCGTCTGTAGAAATATGGGGGAGCGGAACTCCCCGCCGTGAATTCCTGCATGCCGATGACCTGGCGGATGCCTGTTACCACTTAATGCTGGAATATAATGAACCTAACCTGGTAAACATTGGCACCGGAGAGGATGTAACCATAAAAGAACTTGCGCTATTAATCAAAGAAATAGTTGGTTATGAAGGCGAACTGACCTGGAATTCCTCCAAACCAGATGGGACTCCCCGTAAATTGATGGATGTATCGAAACTGGCTAAGGCTGGCTGGCGCTACAAGATAGGTTTAAAGGAAGGAATAACCAGAACCTACAAAGAGTATGTAGAGAAATCTGTAGTGAATGTTTGA
- a CDS encoding helix-turn-helix domain-containing protein — MSIVSNNIKYLRRMNGLTQEQFARKIGIKRSLLGAYEEARANPNLDNLMNIAKIFGTTVDNLLKNDMRRLKESKGVPLPQPSQQLAIKEEPEPPKQLSTIIDKYYRSEQEARPSVQPFIPAYQPPKSAPVTQPIPYTTPLQTIVHEKVIVAEKQKQTIEWVSQKDMGEYLSSYAYTEYIKQLPVFQLPMLPPGKYRAFEAGSDFMQPGSVIIGQFVNNWYEIKDGQNYLLVIHKQGIIYRRVYNQVKIKGALLLSSDNAHLPTHEVSIKEVLEIWEAKAFLSMQMPEPSAIPSLNHLSEMVRALQLEIERLKH; from the coding sequence ATGTCTATCGTTAGTAATAATATCAAGTACTTACGAAGAATGAATGGCCTCACCCAGGAACAATTTGCCCGGAAAATTGGCATTAAGCGTTCATTATTAGGGGCTTACGAAGAGGCAAGGGCAAACCCGAATCTGGATAACCTGATGAACATAGCTAAAATTTTTGGCACTACTGTAGATAATCTCTTGAAGAATGATATGCGTCGGTTGAAGGAATCTAAAGGAGTACCACTGCCTCAACCTTCTCAACAACTTGCCATCAAAGAAGAACCTGAACCACCAAAACAACTATCCACTATCATTGATAAATATTACCGCTCCGAACAGGAAGCCAGACCATCTGTTCAACCTTTTATACCTGCTTATCAACCTCCTAAATCTGCCCCTGTTACTCAGCCTATTCCATATACAACACCTTTACAAACGATAGTGCATGAAAAAGTAATTGTTGCTGAAAAGCAAAAACAGACGATTGAATGGGTATCGCAGAAAGATATGGGCGAATATTTAAGTAGTTACGCTTATACAGAGTATATCAAACAATTGCCTGTTTTTCAACTACCTATGCTGCCTCCGGGTAAATACCGTGCCTTTGAAGCAGGATCCGATTTTATGCAACCAGGTTCTGTGATTATTGGGCAGTTTGTAAATAATTGGTATGAAATAAAGGATGGGCAAAATTATCTGCTGGTAATTCATAAACAAGGAATTATATATCGCCGGGTCTATAATCAGGTAAAGATTAAAGGAGCATTATTACTTAGTTCCGATAATGCTCATTTACCAACACATGAGGTTTCAATCAAAGAAGTGCTTGAAATATGGGAGGCTAAAGCTTTTTTAAGTATGCAGATGCCAGAACCCTCAGCTATACCTTCTCTAAATCATTTGAGTGAAATGGTACGGGCGCTACAGTTGGAAATAGAGCGTCTTAAGCATTGA